CGAGTGTCCGAGCAGTTGGAGCGAATCATTGCGCGGGGTCAGCTACCGAAGGGAGGCCAGCTTCCCTCGGAGCAGACGCTGGCGAAGCGCTACGGTGTCTCGCGAGCCACCATTCGCGGAGCGCTCCAGGACCTGGCAGCCCGAGGCCTGGTGGTGCGGCACCCTGGCCGTAGAAGTCGCGCGGCGACGCTGGACGAGGCACTGACGTTGGAGAGTCTGAGGCTGGTGCTGCCGGCGGAGGGCCCCGAGGCCGAGGGCAGAAGGCGGCTGCTGGAAGGGTTCTTCGCCCTCAAGCGCGAAGTCACGGTGGAGCTGCTGGCCGCCTGCTGCGAGCACGGACGTGCACGAGAGCTGACAGCGCTGGAGGATGGCTGCTTCGCGCTGGCGGACGAGACACGCTGGAACGAGGAGCGCCGAGCCTGGGTGCAGCGGGAGTTCGAGCTGCTGAGGCGGGCCGCCCGCGCCGCCGACCGTCCTGGGCACATGCTGCTCATCCAGTCGCTGGAGCGCTCGTTCTGGGGCATCGCGGAGTGGGTGCTGCCCCATCTGCAGCCTGGGGCCATCGACGCGTGGGCCAGGTGCGCCATGTATGCGCTGGGTGAGCGCGACGCCCAGTCGCTGCGACACCAGCTGCCAGCGCTGCTCCGAGCGGCAGATGAGGGGTTGCTCGACAGCCTTGCCCCGGTGCGCCAGGAGCCCACCCCACCCGAGCCCTCAACCCTGCCCTCGCCCGAGGAGGTGCCCGTGTCGGGCGCGGACTGTCCGAACCTGTCTACTTGTCAGACAGGTTCGGTCCAGGCGCCGCCCGAGGAGGGGGCCACCCAGGCGCCGCCTACCCAGGCCTGTCCTGCTTCAGGCTGCGCCTCATCCGTGGATGCCGTCGGACCGGCGCCTGTGAGCGAGGGGCACGGTGCACCCAACCTCTCCGGGAGTGGACCACCCCCTTCGGGCCTGCTCTCCGGGAGCTCAAATCCCCCTGATTTGTCGAACTCACCCTCAGACCCTGCCTGGCGTGCGCCAGTTCTCGAGCGCATGGCGGAGGCAGATAGCTTGGCTGGCAAGCAAGGCTCGTCGCCGCCTGACTGAAACGGGGGATGAGGGTGCGGAGGAAGGAGGCTCCCGCTACCGGTGTGTCCTCGGGGGCACTCAATTCGGGGTGACCACTGTAAGAGGATGGCCTCAGCTCCGTCAGCCGGGGTGAAAGGAGCCGTACGATGAGTCAGCAGCCCCATTCCTCCGCTGAGCACCCCCATTCCCATTCCCACGGGCACGTCGCAGCACCTGGTCAGGACGATGGGCGCCCTGTGGACCCGGTGTGTGGAATGAAGGTGAACCCTCAGGCCCCCAAGGGGGG
The window above is part of the Hyalangium gracile genome. Proteins encoded here:
- a CDS encoding FadR/GntR family transcriptional regulator, translated to MEHKGLVSRVSEQLERIIARGQLPKGGQLPSEQTLAKRYGVSRATIRGALQDLAARGLVVRHPGRRSRAATLDEALTLESLRLVLPAEGPEAEGRRRLLEGFFALKREVTVELLAACCEHGRARELTALEDGCFALADETRWNEERRAWVQREFELLRRAARAADRPGHMLLIQSLERSFWGIAEWVLPHLQPGAIDAWARCAMYALGERDAQSLRHQLPALLRAADEGLLDSLAPVRQEPTPPEPSTLPSPEEVPVSGADCPNLSTCQTGSVQAPPEEGATQAPPTQACPASGCASSVDAVGPAPVSEGHGAPNLSGSGPPPSGLLSGSSNPPDLSNSPSDPAWRAPVLERMAEADSLAGKQGSSPPD